From the genome of Myripristis murdjan chromosome 22, fMyrMur1.1, whole genome shotgun sequence, one region includes:
- the cldn11a gene encoding claudin-11a: protein MANSCLQLSGFLISCLGWVGIVIATATNDWVVMCKYGVNTCKKMDELSVKGPWAECVISTALYHCVTLTQILDLPAYIQTTRALMITGSILGLPAVGLVLMSMPCISLGNEPQSSKNKRSVLGGVLILLVAMCGVVSTVWFPIGAHHEHGLMSFGFSLYAGWVGAIFCLLGGSFIACCSSESYSSRSYQDNNRFYYSKQGGANPPATSSTNHAKSAHV from the exons ATGGCGAACTCGTGTCTCCAACTGAGCGGGTTTCTGATCAGCTGTCTCGGCTGGGTGGGCATCGTGATCGCGACAGCCACCAATGACTGGGTGGTTATGTGTAAGTACGGTGTGAACACCTGCAAGAAGATGGACGAGCTGAGCGTCAAGGGCCCCTGGGCTGAGTGTGTCATCTCCACCGCCCTGTATCACTGCGTCACCCTAACTCAGATCCTGGATCTGCCAG CATACATCCAGACGACTCGTGCCCTGATGATCACAGGTTCGATCCTGGGTCTCCCGGCTGTGGGACTGGTCCTCATGTCCATGCCCTGCATCAGCCTGGGCAACGAACCCCAGAGCTCCAAGAACAAACGCTCCGTTCTGGGAGGAGTTCTCATACTCCTAGTCG CCATGTGTGGTGTTGTGTCTACCGTGTGGTTTCCCATCGGGGCCCATCATGAGCACGGCCTCATGTCCTTCGGGTTCTCCCTCTATGCTGGCTGGGTGGGCGCCATCTTCTGCCTGCTGGGAGGATCGTTCATCGCCTGCTGCTCCTCAGAGTCCTACTCCTCCCGCTCCTACCAAGACAACAACCGCTTCTACTACTCCAAACAAGGAGGGGCCAACCCGCCCGCCACCTCCTCCACCAACCACGCCAAAAGCGCCCACGTCTGA